The genomic DNA CGATCTGGCCCTGTGCTACCTGCCCCACCTCGACTACGACCTCCAGCGCTACGGCCCCGACGACCCGCGCTCCCATCGTGCCGCCGCCGACCTCGACCGGGCCGTCGCCCCGCTGCTCGCCGACGCCCGCACCGAAGGCCGTACCGTCGTCGCGCTCTCCGAGTACGGCATCACCCGCGTCGACCGGCCCGTCGACATCAACCGGGCCCTGCGCCGGGCGGGTCTGCTGGAGGTCCACACCCAGGACGGCATGGAGTACCTCGACCCGATGGCCTCCCGCGCCTTCGCCGTGGCCGACCACCAGATCGCCCACATCTACGTACGCCGCCCCGAGGACCTCGAAGCGACCCGCGAAGCCCTCGCGGACCTGCCCGGCATCGAGCGGCTCCTGGACGACGAGGGCAAGAAGGCCCACCACCTGGACCACCCCCGCTCCGGCGAACTCGTCGCCGTCGCGGAGAAGGACGCCTGGTTCACGTACTACTACTGGCTCGACGACGCCCGCGCCCCCGACTTCGCACAGCTCGTCGAGATCCACCGCAAACCCGGCTACGACCCCGTCGAGCTCTTCATGGACCCCGAGGACCCCTATGTCCGGGTCAAGGCCGTCACCGCGGTCGCCCGCAAGAAGCTCGGCATGCGCTACCGCATGGCGGTCGTCCCGCTCGACCCCTCACCCATCCGGGGCAGCCACGGCCGCCTCCCCACGAGTGACGACGAAGGTCCGCTCATCCTCTGCTCCACCCCCCACGCCTTCCCCGGCCGGGTCCGGGCCACCGAAGTGAAGTCCCTGCTTCTCCGGCTCGCCGGACTGCACTGACGGCCCGGCCGGACCCGCTCATCCATCAGGTCTCATCAAGGGAGTCGCATGACCATGAGCCGCACCCCCAAGGACGTCGAACTCGCGAGCAGACTCAGCCGCCGCAACATCCTGGGCGTCGCCGCGGGAGCCACCGCGGCCACCATCGTCGGCGCCGCCGGCGCCTCGGCCGACAGCCGTGTCCCGTCCGACGCCGACGGCGCGAGCAAGGGCCACGGCCACGGAGACCACGGCAGGGGCCGGGCCGTCCTGCCCCCCGGCCGCCTCGGCATCCAGCTCTACAGCCTCCGCGACAAGATCTCGGCACTGGGCTTCGCCCCCGTCTTCGCCGAACTGGAGAGGTACGGGTACGACGAGATCGAGTTCGCCGGATACACCCAGGCCACGGGCGGTGCCCTCACCCTCGCCCAGCTGAGGAGGCTGGCCCGGGACCACGGTCTGAACCCCATCGGCAGCCACGTCGGCCACTCCGACGACAACAACCCGGGGGCGTACACCTTCGCCCAGAACCTCACCAAGGTCCTGGACGACGCCCAGGCACTCGGACTCAAGCACATAGGAACGCCCTCCGGCCCCTTCCGCTACGGGTCCACGGTGGACGGCTGGAAGCGCGTCGCCGAGGAGTTCAACACCTACGGCGCCGCCGCCCGCGAGCGCGGCATGAAGTTCTACCAGCACAACCACGCCGAGGAGTTCTCCTTCGCGACGGACAGGCCGGACGTACGCCTCTACGACGTCCTGCTCGCCGAGACCGATCCCGACCTGGTCTATCTGGAGATGGACATCTACTGGGCCTACTGCGCCCAGTTCCGGTTCTCCAGGAGGGCGGACGGCACCCCCGCCCCGCTGGATCCGCTGAAGTACGTCCTCAAGCAC from Streptomyces sp. NBC_00654 includes the following:
- a CDS encoding sugar phosphate isomerase/epimerase, whose translation is MSRTPKDVELASRLSRRNILGVAAGATAATIVGAAGASADSRVPSDADGASKGHGHGDHGRGRAVLPPGRLGIQLYSLRDKISALGFAPVFAELERYGYDEIEFAGYTQATGGALTLAQLRRLARDHGLNPIGSHVGHSDDNNPGAYTFAQNLTKVLDDAQALGLKHIGTPSGPFRYGSTVDGWKRVAEEFNTYGAAARERGMKFYQHNHAEEFSFATDRPDVRLYDVLLAETDPDLVYLEMDIYWAYCAQFRFSRRADGTPAPLDPLKYVLKHPDRYPLFHVKDGVRDDTARDGYRMSDVGDGDIDYRSFLSKVTHRTHRGRTYHHWQTEHDNPADSMAFARKSSEHLHSLREGRCGD
- a CDS encoding alkaline phosphatase family protein, whose amino-acid sequence is MSTPAKDSAPTPLLVIDVVGLTPQLLAHMPNLRAMAASGAQAPLSTVLPAVTCAAQSTFLTGTTPDEHGIVANGWYFRELGDVLLWRQHNGLVEGDRLWDAARRAHPGYTVANICWWYAMGADTDYTVTPRPVYYADGRKEPDCYTRPPALHDELTDKLGTFPLFHFWGPGADLVSSRWIIDATRHILATRAPDLALCYLPHLDYDLQRYGPDDPRSHRAAADLDRAVAPLLADARTEGRTVVALSEYGITRVDRPVDINRALRRAGLLEVHTQDGMEYLDPMASRAFAVADHQIAHIYVRRPEDLEATREALADLPGIERLLDDEGKKAHHLDHPRSGELVAVAEKDAWFTYYYWLDDARAPDFAQLVEIHRKPGYDPVELFMDPEDPYVRVKAVTAVARKKLGMRYRMAVVPLDPSPIRGSHGRLPTSDDEGPLILCSTPHAFPGRVRATEVKSLLLRLAGLH